The stretch of DNA ATCTATTTTCCCTCAATGTTAGTATCTTATATAACCAtagtaaaaatatcaaaatcaggaaattaacattgatacaaCCATGAGTATATTATTGAAATTAAGTTCCTGCTACCTTGGAGAAAGAATATACTTAAATGGATAGTACATTGGTTGctaaaaacagaaacatggaaCTGTCTTGTCCTACCAAAATGGGAATAGGAAATAGCACCAGGCCCAGGATCACCAGTGAGTTGATACCTATGATACTACAGTAACTGGGAGTCTGTCCCCACCTTCAGGCTTTTCCCCTTTAATTCAGTTGGGTTATCAGAAAAGTAGATGGATCTGGGATGTTGCCTGAGGATTATAGCAAACAATGAATTTTATGTTAACTATGGCTGACATTGTTTCTCTATAGAAAgagcttaacccactgggtcataaaggaactcctcaatcccaatatattttaaaaatcaacagcaGTTTGCTCTCACTTAGCAGCCAGTGATTTATCTCTGTTGATATTTTAATTCTCAACATTTGTCATAACCTGTGAAAgtggggtttatttttttattattttttaattttatgatttttttattttttcaattatagttgatttacagtgttctgtcaatttctactgtacagcaaagtgacccagtcatatatatatatatgtgtgtgtgtgtgtgtctgtctttttctcacattatcctccatcatgttccaccacaagtgactggacatagttccctgtgctatacagcaggatttcattgcttatccactccaaatgcaatagtttgcatctattaaccccagactcccagtccattcccaccctcctcccctcctcctcccccttggcaatctcaagtctgttctccaagtccatgagtttcttttctgtggaaagtttcattcatgccatatattagattccagatataagtgatatcatatggtatttgtctttatgacttacttcacttagtatgagagtctctagttccatccatgttgctgcaaatggcattattttgtttctaggctaagtagtattcctgtgtgtgtgtgtgtgtgtgtgtgtgtgtgtgtgtgtgtgtatcgcatattcttaatccattcatctgtcattggacatttaggttgtttccatgtcttggctattgtgaacagtgaaGCAATAACAAACAGCTTTTATTACAATAagttatgttccttctatacccactttggtaagagtatttatcatgaatggatattggactttgtcaaatgctttttcttcatctattgagatgatcatgcagtttttgaccttttctttattaatgtggtttatgatattgtttgatttgcatatgttgaacaatccttgtgaaTCCAGGATGAATCCCATTtagtcgtggtgtatgatcttttctatatgctgttggattcagttagctaaaattttgttgagaatttttgtgtctatattcatcaaagacatgggcctataattttctcttttgatagtatctttgtctggttttggtattagggtgatggtggcttcatggaatgtctttgggagtattccttctttatcaaccttttggaaaagtttaagaagaatgggtataagttctctgtatgtttggtagaattcgcctgtgaagccatctggtcctggacttttatttgtagcaagtgtttttatgacatattcaatttcattactgctgagctatgacggaaactccttttaCCTGCTTTTCCTTCATATGCCAGAGAGCCATTTCAGTGCCTCTTCACAGCACCCTGGGCatcagagaaggggaaggaagaggcccTTTTTCTCCCTGCTTTTCTGGAATCTGAGTGCAACCGTGCTGGTGGCTACTGAAGCCCACATAAATTCTTTGTAAGTTTAGTGTTGCTAGATTGAGGAAAGATgataacactttatttatttattttttgcttcttagggctgcacccagagcatatggagattcccaggctagaggtctaattggagctgtagccactggcttacgccacagccacagcaactcaggctccaagctgcatctttgacttacaccacagctcaagtcaacaccggatccttaacccactgagcaagggcagggatcaaacccgaaacctcatggttcctagttgggttcatttccactgtgccacgacaggaacccccataACACTTTAAACAACACATATTTAAAACATGCTGCAGTAATTACTTCAGGAGGTGGAACAGGAAAAATTCATGGAACTCTGAGGTCTGAGGTCtattctgatcttttattgtccAGTTAATAAGTATTTACTGAGCTTCCATTTCCTGGACATTTTCTACATGCTCTATTCACCCTGCTTTGTTTGTATCCAGATAGGCTGAGCTGAGTGGTTGTGATCAGACAAAGAGAGGCATTTGCAAGTTACTAAATGGCCAGAGGAGAGTGAGATCAAGGTGTTTATACTTTTTACTCTTGCCACTTCACCACAAGTTGCCTGCCCTCCCTCCATGAAAGCCATAGCTCCTGCAGGCAACCCTCTCCCCTTCAAGCCTTTGAGGCCCAAGGTTCTGCAGCAAACcttaatggtttttttgttttaactttgccCATGCCTTTGCCAATAGTCCCTTTATGAAACTCTCCTCCAATTACCCAGTTTTAAAACCAGAACCCCCATATAACTCAAAACTGACACTGCCAGTGAGCAGATGAGTGAGCTGAAGAACAAAACTCTTCCTCAGTGCCTACTTCAGTATCAGTGCAATGGTAAGCCACATGTTTGCCCATTTACAATCACAATAAATtatttacagttgaggaaactggaTTCAGAGGCTTAAATATATAACTTTCTCAGGCACACCAAGTTATTAAAGAGCAGGGTCAGACTGGAACCCACAGAGGTCTCACTCTGCAAGTATCTACCTGATCTGAAATCTGCTGTAGATATCCTTAGCTCAAGGAAAAAGGCTTGATAAGGGATTGAGGGGTAAGTGTAGGATTGAGACTATGTTTCCACTGCCCACTCCCTTAATTACAATCACCTGGGAtgcttttggggggaggggggctttttAGAGCAGaaccgtggcatatgaaagttcccaggttcccaggctaggggtcaaataggagctgtaactgccagcctatgccacggccgcagcaatgctagattcgaggcgcatcagcgacctacaccagcgctcactgcaaggccagatccttaacccactgagcaaggccagggatagaacctgcatcctcacggatactagtcaggttcctataCCACTGAGCCAAGTCAGGAACTTCTGTGAtgctttttggagttctctggaagctcagtgagttaaggatccagcattgtcaccccTATGGCctgggttactgctatggcaccggtttcatccttggcctgggtactaaagaatttaaaaacaaaaggagttcccgtcgtggcacagtggaaactaatctgactaggaaccatgaggttgccattagatccctcgccttgctcagttggttaaggatccagcgttgccatgagctgtggtgctaggtcacagacgccgctcagatctggtatggctatTGCGTAGACccgccgctacagctccgattagtcctctagcctgggaacctccaggtgcagacctagaaaagacaaaagacaaaacaaataaacaaaaacaaacaaaaaagcaactcAAGATTCTTGGAACTGCCACTGTCTTTCCCACTCCTTTGGCTCTAACAGTCTCTGCACCTCTATTTCGACACTCTCCACGTTGAATTGCAGGATTAATAATTACcgtaacttttattttattgatactTTCTTCCATTCAGGCAATAGTGCACTGCACAAACTCTAGGAGTCCTCAGAAAGCGGTTTAGCAAGTATCCCCACAGCCACCCAATAGGAATAGCGCAAGGTTCCAACTGAGACTGCCTCCCCGGGAGGTGGAGAGACGCCGGGCCCAGCCCGTGACTGCCAAGCCGAGTTGGGCCTCACCTTTTCCGCCAGGATCTGGATGGCGGCGACCGTGACGCTGGAGCCCGCGGGTCGTTGCTGCTGGGACGAGCCGGTGCGCATCGCTGTGCGCGGCCTGGCCCCAGAGCAGCCGGTCACGCTGCGCGCGTCTCTGCGCGACGAGAAGGGCGCGCTCTTCAGGGCCCACGCGCGCTACTGCGCCGACGCCGACGGCCAGCTGGACCTGGCGCGCGCGCCCGCGCTGGGCGGCAGCTTCGTGGGGCTCGAGCCCATGGGGCTCTTCTGGGCTCTGGAGCCCGAGAAGCCTTTGCTACGGCTGGTGAAGCGGGACGTGCAGACGCCCTTCGCCGTGGAGCTGGAGGTGTTCGACGGCCACGAGCCCGAGGGCGGGCGGCTCCTGGGCCGGGCTGTGCACGAGCGCGACTTCCTGGCGCCCGGGGTTCGGCGCGAGCCGGTGCGCGCGGGCCGGGTGCGCGCCACGCTTTTCCTGCCTTCAGGTGAGCCGCCAGTTTCCCAGGCTGGTATGGAAAGCCGTTGGAGTCCGCGATAGGCTGGGCGGCCcctttcctggcctggggaccccgTAGTTGTGGAACTTTCCTAAACTTGTCCCTAAGCTCCAGAGTCTATCATCGATTCTGGGTGGAAATTTCTTCCCTAAATTTCAGGGCACTTCTTGGAGATACTGCCACTTCCTTAGCTGTATGCTGAAAAGTGCATTCGGCATACTCAGAAAGTGTATTTATTGAGAACAGCTGTGCCAGCCATGCAGCTCCAAGATGCCAACAATAGGCAATGCCTTCTGGTGTGCAAGAGTGATATTTGCCTTCTTTCACAACAAACTTCCAAGGACACTCAAACCTGGAGATAGAGGCAGTGTCCTAtaacactaaaaaacaaaaaactccctgAAGATCCCCTCCCCCTCTCATAAACAGTctgtcagtggttctcaacctgggATGATTTTACCCCTGTCAGGGGATACATAGCAAtatctggggacatttttgattgttacggttgggggaggggtgctatTGGCAGGTAAAGCCCCGAATGCTGCTGAACTTCCACAGAGCACAGCCCCGGAACAAACAAATATCTTACTTAAAATGCCTGTAGTGCTGAGGTTAAAAATCCTTAGTTTAAGTAAAAACAAGGTACTTTCTATGTAAAAGTGGCCTATAAGCAAGACACCTGAAACACCCCCAAGCAAATTcctgactgaggagttcccattgtggtgaagcaaaaatgaatccaactgggaaccatgaggtttctggtttgatccctggcctcattcagtgggttaaggaccaggtattgccatgagctacgttgtagttcacagacatggcttggatctggtgttgctgtggctgtggtgtaggccagcagctacacctccgatttgacccctagcctgggaacctccatattccacatgtgtggccctaaaaagcaaaaaaaaacaaaaacaaaaacaaaaatccacacacacaaatttcCTGACTGAAACATCTGCTGTATAGAAATAATGGGAGTTGCCACTGCGCACAGAATCCCTAACTGAATTCTGTGATTATTCTCCAAAACAAGAGGCCCTGCTTTGTTCTTTCACTGCTTCAGCAGTTCATAACTTACTAGTCACTTCACACTCAATTGTAAACTTCTGGACCTGGAATTTGGTCTTATGCATCTTTATATCTCCATATTCCTAGAGGCTTCACACAGGGATATAATgggagctcaataaatatcatACTGACTGACTCAATAAGAATCTTCTAAagactttcattaaaaaaaaatgtttcactgCCCAGTTATGGTACCTGATATTTAAATCAAGTCAATCTTGTGTTAACTTTTTTAGTATCTACTATGTGATccatttaaaatttgttgttttcTGACTGAACAGCTTTTTGTAAATAATGCAGAAAAGTTctctcatttaacaaatacttataaAGCCCAGGTCTCTGCTACATACAAGGGGCGATAGTTGGCAAAATCAGACATGGGCCTCACTGCAACTACTGCCTAATACAGGATACAGGCAACTGTATTGGGATCTGCAAGTGTGGCAAATGCTATGAAAGGGGAAATACAGACCCAGGATGCTGGTGGGAACATATAAAAGGCTATCTAATTCAACTCAGCCTTAGGCAGGATCTGGGATGGCTTCCAGAAAAGGAGATCTAAACTTAGATTTGAAGCTTGATGATGCAACCAAGTCAAAAAAaggtggagagaggaggagaataGTGTATACCATTTTCAGGGGCCAAAGAGCACATGGCACATTCAGGGATGgcgttctttttcttttcttttttttgtctttttgccatttcttgggccgctcccgcggcatatggaggttcccaggctaggggtctaatcggagctgtagctgccagcctatgccagagccacagcaactcaggatccgagccgcgtctgcaacctacaccacagctcacggcaacgccggatcgttaacccactgagcaagggcagggaccgaacccgcaacctcatggttcctagtcagattcgttaaccactgcgccacgacgggaactcccaagaatgccttttgaggagttcccattgtggtggggcggaaacgaatctgcctaagaaccatgaggttgtgcgttcgatccctggcctcgctcagtgggttaaggatctggtgttgccgtgagctgtggtgtaggtcgaagacacagctcagatcctgtgttgctgtggctgtggcgtagcctggcagctgtagctccgattcgactcctagcctgggaatctccgtatgccaccagtgtggccctaaaaagcaaaaaaaaaaaaaaaaaaaaagccctttgaagtgtttcctggtggcttagcaggttaaggatctggtgttgtcacttctgtggtgcagatgtgatccctggcctggaacttctgcttgccatgggtgtggccaaaaaaaaaaaaaaaaagaatgtcttttgaGAGTCTAAAATGCCTTATGATTTTTGTGGTGCTCTCTAGACACAGGACCCTTCCCTGGAATCATCGATCTGTTTGGAAGTGGCGGTGGCCTTTGTGAATACAGGGCCAGCCTCCTGGCCGGACGTGGATTTGCTGTGCTTGCCCTGGCTTATTTTAGATTTGAAGACCTCCCTGAATATTTGAATGATGTGAGCCTGGACTACTTTGAAGAAGCTGTGGACTTTATGTTACAGCATTCGAAGGTATGTTCTTGTGCTTGCCTGAATGCGGAGGAAAGAGGGTAGAGCAGACACAGGGCTAGAACCAAAAGATCTACCAGGACACTCAGGGGTGGAAATCTGCCATGAGACACAAAGGCTCATTCAAAAGTTGTTaggattattattttcatttttacctctCTCCCTCTaacccctaaggactcaactGTTTAGTTCCCATTAATTCTTGACCAGAATTCAAAGAGCTGGACTCAAAAGTTACTAACCTTAAGTTCTCATTCTGCATCTACCACTAAGTGGCCTTATAA from Sus scrofa isolate TJ Tabasco breed Duroc chromosome 7, Sscrofa11.1, whole genome shotgun sequence encodes:
- the ACOT6 gene encoding putative acyl-coenzyme A thioesterase 6, which translates into the protein MAATVTLEPAGRCCWDEPVRIAVRGLAPEQPVTLRASLRDEKGALFRAHARYCADADGQLDLARAPALGGSFVGLEPMGLFWALEPEKPLLRLVKRDVQTPFAVELEVFDGHEPEGGRLLGRAVHERDFLAPGVRREPVRAGRVRATLFLPSDTGPFPGIIDLFGSGGGLCEYRASLLAGRGFAVLALAYFRFEDLPEYLNDVSLDYFEEAVDFMLQHSKVKGPSVGLLGFSKGGDLCLSMASFLKGITATVVINACVANTIAPLRYKDMIIPHLSSDPWKYTINESGFLNLMDIWNNPLEKPNQQSLIPLEKAQGPFLFIVGMDDHNWKSEFYAHVASERLQAHGKDRPQIIYYPGTGHCIDPPYFPLCRASVHAVLDQPIFYGGEPKAHSRAQVDAWQQIQTFFHKHLNGKKSVKPSKL